A section of the Alkalihalobacillus sp. LMS39 genome encodes:
- a CDS encoding Na(+)/H(+) antiporter subunit C, which yields MEILMSVAIGILFMVGTYLILTKSLLRVVLGLMLLSHGAHLLLLTMAGLMRGAPPLLGEEAAAYADPLPQALILTAIVISFGVTAFLLVLAYRTYKEHKTDDLDKLRGTADE from the coding sequence ATGGAAATCTTAATGTCAGTAGCTATCGGCATCCTCTTTATGGTGGGTACGTATTTAATTTTAACGAAAAGTTTGCTCAGAGTTGTTCTAGGTCTTATGTTGCTCTCACACGGTGCACATTTACTATTACTCACAATGGCAGGATTAATGAGAGGAGCTCCTCCCCTGCTTGGTGAAGAAGCAGCAGCTTATGCTGACCCGCTTCCACAAGCATTAATTTTAACGGCCATTGTTATCAGTTTTGGGGTTACAGCTTTCTTGCTTGTATTAGCTTATCGAACATATAAAGAGCATAAAACAGATGATTTAGATAAATTAAGGGGAACTGCTGATGAATAA